Proteins from one Mesoplodon densirostris isolate mMesDen1 chromosome 1, mMesDen1 primary haplotype, whole genome shotgun sequence genomic window:
- the LRRC66 gene encoding leucine-rich repeat-containing protein 66 isoform X1 has protein sequence MKNLRFRVITMVIGLYFTGTMTNPSRKSSILFNSECQWNGYLLTNCSFAGKHEIPVDISQTAATVDVSSSFFRVLLQTHMKKEEWNIKHLDLSNNLISKITLSSLAHFHALEILNLSNNAIHSVSLDLLSFKSLWVKRHRGSLRNGLPFLKLLNLQRNKLSDIPKGLWKLKSLQSLDLSFNGITQIGLSEFHNCLQLENLHLKSNKIFRIHPEAFKDLKNLQVVDLSNNALTAILPMMIMALELPHLEADLAANQWQCDYDVAVFQNVISASWRKKWNAICNKSIGNEEAYWWTPTRRVSRETHLPRTNLNHTKSLTTSKAERPWDVRFSTLRKKDPAGSNTSDRERRLPGRVRSTGDAQAAGRREDASQDLALAVCLSVSITFFVAFCLGAFARPYVDRVWQQRCQKKSPGSGNVCSNQGFYDEIEAVGNMQQPRMDLRQTFHDPNLCENQAPYAAVTPARTLAPSRKEAGGGQGGERCGDHNGAGSGKDNALPNHGAARPVLRGRPHADDTQLMPAGQDCIYRYDIPGEVNYDTVAGEDSLSERSVGIPAVAARLQTSPGSVRKDSNEFGPPLPREMTTPLSQMVARTKALRTGEKEGRGGTPHFPSEFSKENVLSARQQRLEGAGDEEEPLAHYGAATLSDSGATDTSPPVFAPGWGHDLHVTPANKELVQKDTPDARYELDTDSDEGSLFTLSSTSSEDWRNVAEAEAHGEESCRANEPLGDEDSGERRDNVVSLESLEDSIAFQKILGKCENQEDRSGKTLISDPDYGLYETHPESGSDTNKFEDPLTLPRSLGNSPCSDEIPGMSIYDYVTALQSKAVAWQCSLRDLEFSNVDLLPQTPTCCSEVPSDPDESACGEGDADICKYEPYVQGVDTAQSTIPSKIAVGKNLRPSRQDSEEDNMNGH, from the exons ATGAAAAACCTACGTTTCAGAGTCATTACCATGGTTATAGGTCTTTATTTTACTGGCACAATGACAAACCCATCAAGAAAAAGCAGTATTTTATTCAATTCCGAGTGCCAATGGAACGGATATCTTCTGACAAATTGTTCTTTTGCTGGAAAGCATGAAATACCTGTGGACATATCACAGACAGCAGCCACAGTGGATGTAAGTTCCAGTTTCTTTAGGGTTCTCTTACAAACTCAcatgaaaaaagaagaatggaataTAAAACACCTGGACCTCAGTAACAACCTCATATCGAAAATAACCTTAAGCTCTCTTGCACATTTTCATGCTTTGGAAATATTAAACCTCAGCAACAATGCCATTCACTCTGTGTCATTGGATCTACTCAGTTTTAAGTCCTTGTGGGTGAAACGCCACAGAGGCAGCTTGAGAAATGGGCTTCCATTTCTAAAGTTGCTCAATCTTCAAAGAAATAAACTCAGTGACATTCCCAAGG ggCTATGGAAACTGAAGTCATTACAGAGTTTGGATCTGTCATTCAATGGGATAACGCAAATTGGTTTGTCTGAGTTTCATAACTGCCTGCAACTAGAAAACCTCCATTTAAAGAGTAACAAGATATTCAGAATTCATCCAGAAGCCTTCAAGGACCTAAAAAATTTACAG GTTGTAGACCTCAGCAACAATGCTCTGACCGCCATCCTGCCGATGATGATCATGGCTCTAGAGCTTCCCCACCTGGAGGCTGACTTGGCTGCTAACCAGTGGCAGTGTGACTATGACGTGGCAGTCTTCCAAAATGTTATTTCTGCATCTTGGAGAAAAAAGTGGAATGCAATTTGCAACAAGTCGATTG GGAACGAGGAGGCATACTGGTGGACGCCCACAAGGCGCGTGTCCAGAGAGACCCACCTTCCTCGCACTAATCTGAATCATACGAAAAGCCTCACGACGAGCAAAGCTGAGAGGCCCTGGGATGTGCGCTTTTCCACTCTGCGCAAGAAGGACCCTGCGGGCTCCAACACCAGTGACAGGGAGAGGCGGCTGCCAGGAAGGGTTAGGAGCACCGGGGACGCGCAAGCTGCTGGCAGGAGGGAGGACGCTTCCCAGGACCTGGCCCTGGCCGTCTGCCTGTCAGTGTCCATCACGTTCTTCGTGGCTTTCTGCCTGGGGGCTTTTGCGAGGCCTTATGTGGATAGAGTGTGGCAACAGAGATGCCAGAAAAAAAGTCCAGGTTCAGGGAACGTGTGTTCAAACCAGGGCTTCTACGATGAAATCGAAGCTGTAGGGAACATGCAGCAGCCAAGGATGGATCTGCGCCAAACTTTCCACGATCCAAACCTCTGTGAGAACCAAGCCCCATATGCGGCTGTCACTCCTGCGAGAACGCTGGCACCGAGCAGAAAGGAGGCTGGCGGTGGGCAGGGCGGAGAACGATGCGGGGACCACAATGGGGCAGGAAGCGGGAAGGATAACGCGCTCCCAAATCACGGTGCGGCCCGGCCCGTTCTCCGCGGACGGCCGCATGCTGATGATACCCAACTAATGCCGGCGGGACAGGACTGCATCTACAGGTATGATATTCCTGGAGAAGTAAATTATGACACTGTGGCTGGGGAAGATTCCCTCAGTGAGCGTTCAGTGGGCATCCCTGCCGTGGCTGCCAGATTACAGACAAGCCCTGGCTCAGTCCGTAAGGATTCCAACGAATTCggcccacccctccccagggAGATGACCACGCCTCTCTCCCAAATGGTGGCGCGTACAAAAGCGCTGAGGACTGGAGAGAAGGAGGGTAGAGGGGGCACTCCACACTTCCCTTCGGAGTTTTCTAAGGAGAATGTGCTGAGCGCACGGCAGCAGAGGCTCGAGGGCGCCGGTGACGAGGAAGAGCCCCTCGCCCACTACGGAGCGGCCACGCTCAGTGACTCAGGAGCCACGGACACGTCCCCACCCGTCTTCGCTCCGGGGTGGGGTCATGACCTGCATGTGACTCCTGCTAACAAGGAACTAGTACAAAAGGACACGCCTGACGCTCGGTACGAGTTGGACACCGATTCTGACGAAGGGTCTTTATTTACTCTAAGTTCAACAAGTTCAGAAGACTGGAGAAATGTGGCTGAAGCAGAGGCACATGGTGAGGAGAGCTGCAGAGCCAACGAGCCCCTGGGGGACGAGGACTCAGGGGAGAGGAGGGACAATGTCGTGTCATTAGAGAGTCTTGAGGACAGCATCGCCTTCCAGAAGATTCTGGGGAAATGTGAGAATCAGGAAGATCGTTCTGGAAAAACTCTCATTTCTGATCCAGACTACGGTTTGTACGAGACTCATCCGGAAAGTGGCTCTGACACCAATAAATTTGAGGATCCACTGACCTTGCCCAGGTCACTGGGCAACAGTCCTTGCAGTGATGAGATCCCAGGCATGTCCATTTACGACTATGTCACAGCTCTTCAATCCAAGGCAGTAGCGTGGCAATGCTCACTTAGAGACTTGGAGTTTTCAAATGTGGATCTTTTACCACAAACACCAACATGTTGTTCTGAAGTTCCCTCAGATCCTGATGAGAGTGCCTGTGGTGAAGGAGATGCAGACATTTGCAAATATGAACCTTACGTTCAGGGAGTAGACACAGCTCAAAGCACTATTCCTTCCAAGATCGCTGTGGGGAAGAACTTAAGACCCTCACGACAAGATTCTGAAGAGGACAACATGAATGGACACTGA
- the LRRC66 gene encoding leucine-rich repeat-containing protein 66 isoform X2, with protein MERLTNNNCFTVNSGGLWKLKSLQSLDLSFNGITQIGLSEFHNCLQLENLHLKSNKIFRIHPEAFKDLKNLQVVDLSNNALTAILPMMIMALELPHLEADLAANQWQCDYDVAVFQNVISASWRKKWNAICNKSIGNEEAYWWTPTRRVSRETHLPRTNLNHTKSLTTSKAERPWDVRFSTLRKKDPAGSNTSDRERRLPGRVRSTGDAQAAGRREDASQDLALAVCLSVSITFFVAFCLGAFARPYVDRVWQQRCQKKSPGSGNVCSNQGFYDEIEAVGNMQQPRMDLRQTFHDPNLCENQAPYAAVTPARTLAPSRKEAGGGQGGERCGDHNGAGSGKDNALPNHGAARPVLRGRPHADDTQLMPAGQDCIYRYDIPGEVNYDTVAGEDSLSERSVGIPAVAARLQTSPGSVRKDSNEFGPPLPREMTTPLSQMVARTKALRTGEKEGRGGTPHFPSEFSKENVLSARQQRLEGAGDEEEPLAHYGAATLSDSGATDTSPPVFAPGWGHDLHVTPANKELVQKDTPDARYELDTDSDEGSLFTLSSTSSEDWRNVAEAEAHGEESCRANEPLGDEDSGERRDNVVSLESLEDSIAFQKILGKCENQEDRSGKTLISDPDYGLYETHPESGSDTNKFEDPLTLPRSLGNSPCSDEIPGMSIYDYVTALQSKAVAWQCSLRDLEFSNVDLLPQTPTCCSEVPSDPDESACGEGDADICKYEPYVQGVDTAQSTIPSKIAVGKNLRPSRQDSEEDNMNGH; from the exons ATGGAGAGGCTGACAAATAACAATTGTTTTACAGTCAATAGTGGGG ggCTATGGAAACTGAAGTCATTACAGAGTTTGGATCTGTCATTCAATGGGATAACGCAAATTGGTTTGTCTGAGTTTCATAACTGCCTGCAACTAGAAAACCTCCATTTAAAGAGTAACAAGATATTCAGAATTCATCCAGAAGCCTTCAAGGACCTAAAAAATTTACAG GTTGTAGACCTCAGCAACAATGCTCTGACCGCCATCCTGCCGATGATGATCATGGCTCTAGAGCTTCCCCACCTGGAGGCTGACTTGGCTGCTAACCAGTGGCAGTGTGACTATGACGTGGCAGTCTTCCAAAATGTTATTTCTGCATCTTGGAGAAAAAAGTGGAATGCAATTTGCAACAAGTCGATTG GGAACGAGGAGGCATACTGGTGGACGCCCACAAGGCGCGTGTCCAGAGAGACCCACCTTCCTCGCACTAATCTGAATCATACGAAAAGCCTCACGACGAGCAAAGCTGAGAGGCCCTGGGATGTGCGCTTTTCCACTCTGCGCAAGAAGGACCCTGCGGGCTCCAACACCAGTGACAGGGAGAGGCGGCTGCCAGGAAGGGTTAGGAGCACCGGGGACGCGCAAGCTGCTGGCAGGAGGGAGGACGCTTCCCAGGACCTGGCCCTGGCCGTCTGCCTGTCAGTGTCCATCACGTTCTTCGTGGCTTTCTGCCTGGGGGCTTTTGCGAGGCCTTATGTGGATAGAGTGTGGCAACAGAGATGCCAGAAAAAAAGTCCAGGTTCAGGGAACGTGTGTTCAAACCAGGGCTTCTACGATGAAATCGAAGCTGTAGGGAACATGCAGCAGCCAAGGATGGATCTGCGCCAAACTTTCCACGATCCAAACCTCTGTGAGAACCAAGCCCCATATGCGGCTGTCACTCCTGCGAGAACGCTGGCACCGAGCAGAAAGGAGGCTGGCGGTGGGCAGGGCGGAGAACGATGCGGGGACCACAATGGGGCAGGAAGCGGGAAGGATAACGCGCTCCCAAATCACGGTGCGGCCCGGCCCGTTCTCCGCGGACGGCCGCATGCTGATGATACCCAACTAATGCCGGCGGGACAGGACTGCATCTACAGGTATGATATTCCTGGAGAAGTAAATTATGACACTGTGGCTGGGGAAGATTCCCTCAGTGAGCGTTCAGTGGGCATCCCTGCCGTGGCTGCCAGATTACAGACAAGCCCTGGCTCAGTCCGTAAGGATTCCAACGAATTCggcccacccctccccagggAGATGACCACGCCTCTCTCCCAAATGGTGGCGCGTACAAAAGCGCTGAGGACTGGAGAGAAGGAGGGTAGAGGGGGCACTCCACACTTCCCTTCGGAGTTTTCTAAGGAGAATGTGCTGAGCGCACGGCAGCAGAGGCTCGAGGGCGCCGGTGACGAGGAAGAGCCCCTCGCCCACTACGGAGCGGCCACGCTCAGTGACTCAGGAGCCACGGACACGTCCCCACCCGTCTTCGCTCCGGGGTGGGGTCATGACCTGCATGTGACTCCTGCTAACAAGGAACTAGTACAAAAGGACACGCCTGACGCTCGGTACGAGTTGGACACCGATTCTGACGAAGGGTCTTTATTTACTCTAAGTTCAACAAGTTCAGAAGACTGGAGAAATGTGGCTGAAGCAGAGGCACATGGTGAGGAGAGCTGCAGAGCCAACGAGCCCCTGGGGGACGAGGACTCAGGGGAGAGGAGGGACAATGTCGTGTCATTAGAGAGTCTTGAGGACAGCATCGCCTTCCAGAAGATTCTGGGGAAATGTGAGAATCAGGAAGATCGTTCTGGAAAAACTCTCATTTCTGATCCAGACTACGGTTTGTACGAGACTCATCCGGAAAGTGGCTCTGACACCAATAAATTTGAGGATCCACTGACCTTGCCCAGGTCACTGGGCAACAGTCCTTGCAGTGATGAGATCCCAGGCATGTCCATTTACGACTATGTCACAGCTCTTCAATCCAAGGCAGTAGCGTGGCAATGCTCACTTAGAGACTTGGAGTTTTCAAATGTGGATCTTTTACCACAAACACCAACATGTTGTTCTGAAGTTCCCTCAGATCCTGATGAGAGTGCCTGTGGTGAAGGAGATGCAGACATTTGCAAATATGAACCTTACGTTCAGGGAGTAGACACAGCTCAAAGCACTATTCCTTCCAAGATCGCTGTGGGGAAGAACTTAAGACCCTCACGACAAGATTCTGAAGAGGACAACATGAATGGACACTGA